Within the Paenibacillus sp. AN1007 genome, the region CTGTAACGGGTTACTTGTCACGGAGCAATCTCCCATTGCCGTGCACAGGAGACGTTTCACTTGATTTTACAATCATAATCCAGCTGATTAACGGGTCCTGAGATGCCGTATTACGTACCGTAAGATCCAGCTTACCACTCGAAACCTCTACGCCTTTATGGGCCCTGATACTTGCTGGTGTATACGTAACCGCCCCCGTATTCGTGCCGTTAATTAGAAAATCGGCACGGCGTGAAGTATTTGTCCACGGATCATGGAATCCAGCATACACATCGTACTCACCGTTTGGCACATCAAAGCTGTACGTCAGATCCCTGCCTTTGGGTGAGCCGCTGATATTTCCGGCATTCAGATATCGCACGGTTGAGAATATATCTCCGCCGTCCGTACCGGAAGGCAGTGCATCCGCGCTGACATATCCCCATGAACGCCCTGCAGCCGGAGCGTACATCTGATCCACGACTCCCGGATGCAGCAGCGAATCCTGCATATAATTACTCATCAGCTCGTAATCCGCCGTCTGGTATCCACCGCTGTTCACAAAATATAATGTATTCTCGGGAATGACAAACACACGTACTGCTTGTGTTTTATTGTGATACTCCGGTGTCGTGACCTGCAGCGTGAGCGGCCCGGGTTTGGCAAAATCAGCTGCGGTCAGCGCCCGATGATCAATCGTCCACACCGCTGTCGTAGATACCAGCTGATCACCATCACGCACGCTCACTGTCGAAGGCAGCGCTGGCACTTCTCCCAGCTTCACCGCTTCCGGCAGCTGATCCGCTATATCTACCCTGCCCATCGAATCCAGCAGATCAGGTGTCCAGCTGTTATACCACTTGATCGCAATATCTGATCCTATGCCAAATTCGATCGGCAAAAACACGTACTTGGCCCCATCGTTAGCAAAGTTTCCTCCGTTCCAGGTATCGCCCACGTATATAAACTTGCCCTTTTCCGGATCAACCGGAATAACTGCAGTCGTCTGTGTACCAAAAGCTTTGCCAGGATCAGGATCACTCGGCAGCGTGCGCACAAACGGATTCGTCATGGTCGACCAAGGCCCAAAAATATGGTCCGCAACCGTAACTTTATTCTCGTTGGGAGCCCAGCCAGAAGCCCCTGAAGTTAAGATGTAGTATTTACCCTGGTATTTGAACATGGCCGGTGCTTCACGCTGTCCACCTGGAAATACCCGAACATAGTCTACACCGTATTCTGCCTGATACACCGTATCACGAACCGGGTTTCCTTTATCGTCCGTACGCCCTTCCTTGTGCCAGCCTGTAACGTCACTGTAATCCTCGGTGAGCCTCGAAATGTACAGCGTCAGATTTTCCTCGCTGGAGTAGATCAGATAAGCGGTTCCGTCTTCGTCCTTGAATAGTGTCATGTCACGGGCCATACCCCGGTCATTCGGGAAATAATCCTTCTCCCCTTCGGGGGCCAGGTCCATCCGATAACTTTTCTGATACACAAATGGTCCTGTTGGTGAGTCACTGATGGCATAACCTGCCTTGGCTTTACCATAGTTGGCATTATTGTTATAAGGGTCTTTATCTCCGTCCATATGGGCCCACATGACATACTTTTTTGTTATGTCGTTGTAGATGACCTTCGGGCGCTCGATGATCCGTCCTTTGCGAATATCTGCCCAGATGTCCACACGATCCTCACGTCCAGCATACAGCTCTTGAATGAGCGGATCATGATCAAAATCGTCCATCGACTGCAGCATCGTCAGTGCCATGCCTTCGTCCGTCCAGTTGAGCAGGTCTTTGGAAGAATACACGCGTATGCCGACCGCAGGCCAGCCGCCTGTATGATGCTCCCCGTACCAGTAGTACTTTTCTGTCTGTTCATCGTAAAAGAAACCTGCGCCATGAGCATCAATCGGTTTGCCGTTCTGATCCGGCCACAACTGTCCAGGCGTAAAGCTTGTGCGCACCGTGGATACCCCCAGCGGTGCGGAGACAGGGGTATCCTTTCCGTCTACGCTGGCCTGAATGGTATAAAAATATCCCGTGCCCATCGTCAGCCCCGTGTCGTCTAAGGCAGCTGCACTTCCTGTGTAGATCTGCTGATAAGTACCTGAGGTACCTGCTGCCCTTGACACCTTATAGGTGACATCCGATCCGGGCAGCGCATCCCATTTCAAGGAAATCGTGGTATCCATCACAGCGGCAGCTGTAAATCCGGAGGGGGCGTCTGCGTCATACGTCTGTACTTCCGCCGTACGATATGGGGATTCCCCGGCGGCATTGTACGCGGTCACTCGATAGCTGTAGCTCTTCCCAGGTTCAAGTGACTGATCCGTGAAAGATACATCGCTGCCGTCGTAAACTAATTCATAGTCTTCTGTGCCTTGTTCGGCACGAACAATACGATAACCGCTCGCCTTATCTACTGCTTTCCAGGACAATTGAACACTTTTCGATGTTAGTGCCGCTGCCTGAACATCACCCGGAGCTTCCGGAGCTTGTGCTGTCGTTCTTGCTTCCAGCGGTATAGACCACTGGGACTCGGTTAATCCTCCATAGGCATAGGCAAGTCTGTAATAATAAACGGTGTCCGAGCTTAATCCTTCGTCCACATAATGGGCTGATGTCGGTTGACTAACAAGAGAGTAACCTCCTTCAAGCGTACTTGATCGATACAGATGATACCCCGCTGCCCCTTCGATATCAGGCCACTGCAGTGATATTGAAGATGACGTCTCCCCGTCAGCTGTAAGCAAAACTTCATTCGTCCGCGGTGGTTCCGCAATCACGACATCATCAATATGTACGGTCTGCCATTTGTTCCGAATGCCGACTTTACCTGTGGGAATCGAAGAATCGCTCAGATCAAAAACCAGCCGATTCATTCCATTCTCCACAATGTAACCGCGAATTGAAGTGCCAGAAAGCACCACTTTAAGCGTATACCACGTATTTTCGCTAAACGAATAGTCCACCGTTTTCAGTGCTGTATCTACGCCATTGACCTTTTTGCTGAAAACCAGTTTGTTATTGGGCACATGCATTTGAAAATAGTAGTAGTTATTTCGGTCCTGGAATCGCGGTAAAATGCCTGGAAACCCCTCACCCGCTCCTGTGTAAAAACGCATGGATACTGTCTTGTCTGCGGCAGGTTCTCCCGTCGTTATGAAACCCTCATCTGTATTGCTTTGGAAAAGAACCTGATTGCCTCCATCCGCAGGATCGGGTACTACCTCCCAAGTCCCTGAGATGACCTGCCATCCAGGTGAGGACGTATAATCGCCATCGGAAAAGTCATCTTGTATCCACGAGCCGGGCACAAGAGCTTCATCTGCGTGAACCTTGTCTTGATACATGAGTGGTCCTGAAGAGAATACAAGCACAGCGGATAACAGAATTGCAATCGGTTTTCTCAGTTTATCCAATATCGATTCGCTCCTTTACACTAAGAAATACATCATACCAATGAACCTTAAAAATACGATTCCAATGAAATCGGTTTCATTTTTGGATAAAAAAGAACCTGTCTTCTCTGCCAAGTGCAAACATCAACGTCACGAAGTACCGTTCTTAGCTGCCCATGTCATATAACAGGTTTTCTGGATAAAATATGTAACCGCTTTCTAAAATAGAATATCGTTTGTCTATCAGACTGTCAACCATCCTTTTGTCCTATTTCCCGCTTTCGCAATTTTGTGGCAAAAAACGCGTATCCAACCGCTAATGCAGGTCAAATACGCGTCATATCAACATTCGAACGGTCTCTCGAGTTTATACAAACAATCTGTTTTGCGGGCGTGTCTTGAAACACGCTGAAGTGCATCTTTTACCCCTTTTTCGCCCCCTGCAGCGTTACTTTCCCTTGACGTGCCCCTGCACGCCTGCGGTAACTTCCTGGCGTGGAACAAAAATTCGGTAAAATTGGCTTCCTTCAGCGTTTAAGGCATACATTAGAATACTTTGGTTGTCCAGGATTCACAGTTCCATGTCTCCGTCACAACATCACGGTAGAATTCCGGTTCGTGCGAGATCAGCAGAATGCTGCCTTTGTACGCTTGAAGCGCACGTTTCAGTTCGTCCTTTGCATCCACATCCAAGTGGTTCGTCGGCTCGTCGAGTACAAGCAGATTGGTTTCGTTGTTAATCAGCTTGCAAAGACGCACTTTTGCTTTTTCCCCACCGCTGAGGACAGCGACTTTACTCTCAATGTGTTTGGTCGTAAGTCCGCACTTCGCAAGGGCTGCGCGTACTTCAAACTGGGTGTAGGAAGGGAACTCCTGCCAAATTTCTTCGATACATGTATTGTAATTGGCATCCTTCATTTCCTGCTGGAAATAACCGATTTCCAGATGTTCTCCGCGCTGAACGTTTCCTTCCAAAGGCTGAATCTCTCCCAGAATACTGCGCATCAGCGTCGTTTTACCGATACCGTTAGCACCGACAAGCGCAATTTTCTGGCCGCGCTCCATACGAAGGTCAAGGGGTCTCGACAACGGTTCGTTGTACCCGATCACAAGCCCTTTTGTTTCAAAAATAAGCTTGCCGGACGTTCTTGCATCACGGAAATTGAACTGCGGCTTCGGTTTTTCCTTGGCCAGTTCGATCACGTCCATTTTGTCGAGCTTTTTCTGTCTGGACATCGCCATGTTCCGTGTAGCTACACTGGCTTTGTTACGCGCTACGAAGTCTTTCAGGTCCGCGATCTCCTGCTGCTGACGCTTGTACGCCGACTCCAGCTGCTGTTTCTTCATCTCGTAAACTTCCTGGAAGTGATCGTAGTCACCCACATAACGAGTCAGGTCCTGATTTTCCATATGGTAAATGAGGTTAATTACGCTGTTTAAGAACGGAATATCGTGTGAGATCAGAATGAAGGCATTCTCGTATTCCTGCAAATAACGCTTCAACCATTCAATATGCTGCTCATCCAGATAGTTTGTCGGCTCGTCAAGGAGCAGAATGTCCGGTTTTTCAAGCAAAAGCTTGGCAAGCAGCACTTTTGTCCGCTGTCCTCCGCTCAAGTCGTTAACGTCTTTGTCCAGACCGATATCGGTCAAACCCAAACCACGCGCGGTTTCATCTACCTTGGCATCAATCATGTAAAAATCCTGGTTCGTGAGCGTATCCTGAATTGTACCTACATCCTCAAGCAGCTGCTCGAGTTCTTCAGGTGTAACGTCACCCATCTTGCCATACATTTCGTTCATTTCCTGCTCCATGTCGAACAGGTACTGGAATGCGCTCGCAGCACGTCGCGGATCGATTGTCCCTTGCTCAGCACCGCATGCTGGTCGAGGTAACCTACACGCATCCGTTTGGACCATTCAACTTTACCTTCGTCCGGCTGCAGCTTGCCTGTAATAATGTTCATGAAGGTTGATTTACCTTCCCCATTCGCCCCGATCAGACCAATGTGCTCGCCCTTAAGCAGGCGGAATGAAACGTCGTTAAAGATAGCACGGTCACCAAAACCGTGACTTAATTTTTCTACATTTAATATACTCATTCATGGCACCTTTTCTATATAGACTTAATTCTTTGTATATTATAAGCGTTATCTTCCCTACAACTCAACGTCCTATTTTAAAATTAATGCATATTCACCTGTGTGTCTTCAAACTCATGCTCTAATATGCTGCAGCTGCATACGGCAGGCGAATGAAAGTGATGTTATAGTTGCCTTATCGCTGCGTATGAGTTAAAATTTTGCCTTAAACGAAATATAACCATTATATAGAACGGAGCTCTCCGAGAGAGCATCAGGTGAATGTCATGATTGAAGTAAAACAGTCCAAACTGGGTGATGGCGGCGAGTTTAATCGCGGAGTATTTGCATCAGTGGATATTGCCAAAGGTCAACTGATCCATCAGGCGCCCGTTGTGCCTTATCCGAATGAGGACCACGAACACATTGAAAAAACGATTCTGGAAGATTACGTCTTCGAATACGGAGCTAATCATACCGCCATCCTGCTGGGATACGGCAGTCTGATTAATCATTCTTATGAACCCAACGCCACATACGATATTAACTTTGAGAATCACACCTTTGATTTCTACGCATACAAAGACATCAAAGCTGGCGAGGAAATCCTCATTAACTATAATGGCGAGGAAGACAACATGGACCCGCTGTGGTTCCTCGATGATTATGAAGAGCGGATGCGCGAGATGCAGGAGAATGAAGAGAACCGGACCGAAGAGACAACCGATAAAGAAGATACCAAGACTAAATGACAGGCTGCAGTGAAAATGGTATTCGAAGGTTCATTCATTTAGATGCTGAACAGAAGCCAAACTAATAACATCTTCATAGTTAGTTACCCCGATCACGCTGCAGGTTGGAATTACACATAATACTTTCACGCGTTAGATAGTGAATATCCATGGAAACGCACGTAAATATCTATGGTCTCGCAAGCAAATATCTATGAAAATGAACTTGTGAGCTTAAAAGATTGTTTCTGATGTTGATACTTACGAGCAGCTTATACGAAGAAGAAAAAAACAGAAGAAGCAGATTCCTCTTAGGAAGTCTGCTTCTTCTGTTATACATACCGTTAAGTTTTCAAACATGGTGTATACCTATCTGCTGATATTCTTCAAAATCAAGAATGCTCGTCCAGTCTTTAATCGTTAATGGGTGGATCGGTATGCAGGTCCACATCCGGAGCGGTATAGGCCCATTTTGTAAAAGCAACCTCAAACCCTGACCGCTTGGGAGCACACAGGAACGGGCCTGCGTGTTTGTCGGAAGGATAAGCGAATCTGGCTACCCGGATGGTCCGCCATGGATGCTCGTCAGTACGCGCACGAATGACAACGGACTCTTCATGGTATGACGCACGAATTGTAACCATTCGTCCTCCCCACTCCGGCACAGGTGAAAGCGACCAATCCGAGTACTGATCGGTTACAACAGCACCGACATGTACAACGCCATCATTGACTTCAACCCCGGCTTTGATCCACTGATTCTCTCCATGCCACAGCATTAACCCTGCTTGATCGTACAATTCCGTAAATGAACTCAGATCAAACGACACTTCAACCGCTTCCCTACCGTCCCAAGGAGCAAGCATGGCATGTCCATTTCGATGGCAGAAGCCATAGAACGTTTCCTCCCAGAAATCGCTGCCCTCCTGCGCTTGTACAATGAATCGTTCCCCGTCAAGCTTGGTATGAACAGGCTCAGTTGTCCATTTTCCTTCGTGAAGCTGCACGAAATTCGATGACATGGTGTTCTTCAACCCTTTCTTCTATAGCATAATTACCTATTCGACATCTGCTGTATATTTACCTCGTGTCTTTTAACTGCGGCTCCTTACCGGAATCATCCCTTGTTCAAGCATCCTGATAAGCATCAATCGAGAATCGTGAAGCCTATGTATATGTACATTCATAAGTATAAGACATGATTTAATTTTCGACAAAGTGGTATAATGGCATAAGAAGCACAGTACATTTTTTTCATTCGCCAAGAGTTTATTTAATAG harbors:
- a CDS encoding fibronectin type III domain-containing protein; amino-acid sequence: MDKLRKPIAILLSAVLVFSSGPLMYQDKVHADEALVPGSWIQDDFSDGDYTSSPGWQVISGTWEVVPDPADGGNQVLFQSNTDEGFITTGEPAADKTVSMRFYTGAGEGFPGILPRFQDRNNYYYFQMHVPNNKLVFSKKVNGVDTALKTVDYSFSENTWYTLKVVLSGTSIRGYIVENGMNRLVFDLSDSSIPTGKVGIRNKWQTVHIDDVVIAEPPRTNEVLLTADGETSSSISLQWPDIEGAAGYHLYRSSTLEGGYSLVSQPTSAHYVDEGLSSDTVYYYRLAYAYGGLTESQWSIPLEARTTAQAPEAPGDVQAAALTSKSVQLSWKAVDKASGYRIVRAEQGTEDYELVYDGSDVSFTDQSLEPGKSYSYRVTAYNAAGESPYRTAEVQTYDADAPSGFTAAAVMDTTISLKWDALPGSDVTYKVSRAAGTSGTYQQIYTGSAAALDDTGLTMGTGYFYTIQASVDGKDTPVSAPLGVSTVRTSFTPGQLWPDQNGKPIDAHGAGFFYDEQTEKYYWYGEHHTGGWPAVGIRVYSSKDLLNWTDEGMALTMLQSMDDFDHDPLIQELYAGREDRVDIWADIRKGRIIERPKVIYNDITKKYVMWAHMDGDKDPYNNNANYGKAKAGYAISDSPTGPFVYQKSYRMDLAPEGEKDYFPNDRGMARDMTLFKDEDGTAYLIYSSEENLTLYISRLTEDYSDVTGWHKEGRTDDKGNPVRDTVYQAEYGVDYVRVFPGGQREAPAMFKYQGKYYILTSGASGWAPNENKVTVADHIFGPWSTMTNPFVRTLPSDPDPGKAFGTQTTAVIPVDPEKGKFIYVGDTWNGGNFANDGAKYVFLPIEFGIGSDIAIKWYNSWTPDLLDSMGRVDIADQLPEAVKLGEVPALPSTVSVRDGDQLVSTTAVWTIDHRALTAADFAKPGPLTLQVTTPEYHNKTQAVRVFVIPENTLYFVNSGGYQTADYELMSNYMQDSLLHPGVVDQMYAPAAGRSWGYVSADALPSGTDGGDIFSTVRYLNAGNISGSPKGRDLTYSFDVPNGEYDVYAGFHDPWTNTSRRADFLINGTNTGAVTYTPASIRAHKGVEVSSGKLDLTVRNTASQDPLISWIMIVKSSETSPVHGNGRLLRDK
- a CDS encoding SET domain-containing protein, whose amino-acid sequence is MIEVKQSKLGDGGEFNRGVFASVDIAKGQLIHQAPVVPYPNEDHEHIEKTILEDYVFEYGANHTAILLGYGSLINHSYEPNATYDINFENHTFDFYAYKDIKAGEEILINYNGEEDNMDPLWFLDDYEERMREMQENEENRTEETTDKEDTKTK
- a CDS encoding DUF1349 domain-containing protein produces the protein MSSNFVQLHEGKWTTEPVHTKLDGERFIVQAQEGSDFWEETFYGFCHRNGHAMLAPWDGREAVEVSFDLSSFTELYDQAGLMLWHGENQWIKAGVEVNDGVVHVGAVVTDQYSDWSLSPVPEWGGRMVTIRASYHEESVVIRARTDEHPWRTIRVARFAYPSDKHAGPFLCAPKRSGFEVAFTKWAYTAPDVDLHTDPPIND